The DNA sequence TCTGTAGAGTGGCTGCCCCCAGGAACTCTACGATATTTATACTGTTGCTCACCCTTTTATCACCTTGTAAGGCATTAGCATTGCCATGGGAAGGTGAGGGGGGTGAAATGGGACAGGGAAGGAAGTTTGTCCTTATTCATGAAAATTAAGGGTAGTCTTGGCTGGACCTTGAAAGTCAGGCCTTGAGTTACTAAGGGGATGAGGTACCACGAAGCAGGAGTCCGTGAACTCCatccctctaaacccattttattCTATCCGCCAACTCTAACCTGGAGAAATTGAGAGAATAGCTAGGACATACCATGTGCTAGACTTCCATACAAATAAGTCCTAGTCTAGCAAGCTACTGTCCTGTTGGTACTGGGAGACGTTAACTCCCTCTAAACAGACCCATCGCCCTTCAGGAAGCTCCTCACAAGGCTACTGTCCCGATCACCTGGGAGAAACCCATACCTGCAGAGCTATTCTTCATCCACGTCTGTTACAAACTGTGAATGGTGTTCGGGTGACTTGCTGTGCGTTTTGCTTAGGTGGAGTTTTACTGCATGTTTGCTCACAAATGTCCGACAGCACAACTTACACTTGAATTTAGAGTCTGTGTCCTCTTCGCCAGCTATTGTTTCTGGAGACCTCTGAGCCGAAGACACCCGGGAGACCTCTTGCTCCACTTTGCTTTGCTGTTCCATGGCCATGCGGGTCATGTCCTTCATCTGGAAACCCAGGTGAGATTCTAAGTGACTGATGTAGGTGGAAGGGGTTCTAAATTGGGAGGCACAGTCACTACAATAAAAGATCGGGTGTCCTTTGTCCATGTTCTTCAGAAATTTTGTCCCGCCTGTTTTCCTAAGTTGGTACTTGACGTTCGCCAGCCAGTGGCTGATCGTTGTCATGGAGAGTCCCGTAAACTTTGAGATCTGCATTCTCTCTTGTGGGCCCAGATCGGACAGCAGGTATTTGCCCTCCGAGGTCTGGAAGAGGCTGGAGGCAAACTGAGCCTGCAAGATCAGAAGATGCTGAGGGTTCCAGTTGGACTGCCGCCCTTTTCTTTTGTGCAAAGTTGAGACTTCGCTGGAGACATCCTCAAAGCGTCTGACATCCATTTCCAGTTTCATGGGAGGCACCCTCGAGGAAGCGGCAGGTTTTGGGGTGGTGGCTTTGGGGAGGACTTTGACCATGTCAGCGATGTCAGACAGGGCGTGCTTCTGAGGCGGGGATGTACAGGATTGTGCTTGCGAGGACTCGGCTTTCTTGCTTTTAGACTTGGTCAGGTCGATAGGCTGATCGTTGTTCTCAAACAGGTAGCGCCTAGACACACTGGCTGGCCTTGTGGAGGCAGGACTCAAAACCTGTTTGTCCGTGACACTGAGATTCGACTTGTGAAAAAGAGAAATTGTGCTTGAGCTTGggctggagcaggaaggagagcGCAAGGGTTCCGTGGCTTTGCCCAGGTGATTGTTCAGGACGGACTGCAGGGCGCTGAGTGGGTTGATGCATGGCAGGGCCGGGGCATGGCCGGGGAGGGAGCAGCCATTGCTGAGAGAAGAGGTTGGCTCCAGGGGCTGggctctctctttctccccaccctccTTCATCAGCTTGTCCTCCTCCTTCGGGGCACAAGGCTCAGCCCTTTTGGCTTCTGAGGGGGTCTCACTTTTGGAGAAAGAATCCCCCTCGCTATGGCTGAAGGATGATGCCACATCTTCGTGGGGACTTTCTTTCCCACACTCCTTGGCAGTTTCATCTTTGTCTTCTGGCTCCTTCTTGACTTGAGTGTATGGGGCCAGGCTTGTGGGCACAGACACCAGCGGCATTACCTTCCACTTCGGTGCAATTGGCCTCAACTTGTTGGCAAGATTTGGTCGAATCTGTAGTACCTGGGACCCCATGGGCAAGGATGGCTTGGTGCCCTCGGACAGCTGGTAGGCCGCATGGATGCTGGGGTATGCGCTCCAGCTGGGAGCCCCGTTTTGGGCTTTGTTGATGGCTGTGGTAACAGTATTTTCCAGTGACTTCAGAATGTCCCCTCCACCCTTTGAGCCATCCTCCAAGTCCTCCTCCCTCAGGTACTGGTATTTAATCGTAGGGTCTAAGGGCTTTTGCAGAGGGTCTTCATATTCCTCGCTCTTCATGACTTTCTCATCCCTGTTGATAtcctctggtttttcttttttgctttctttctttaactCAGTTGTAGAGGCTGTACAGTCCGGAGCTGAGTTACTTGATGGCTTGGGAGCCAGAGAATCATTGGTTGGGGCGTCTGACAGAGACTGCATTTTCTCCACAGCCAGTGGATCCAACACTAGCTGCTTCCCTTTCTTGGAGGCAGAGCTGGTGACCTTAAGAAAGTGACCTGTGACCATCATGTGGGTGGTGAGCTGCTGCAAGGTATCATGGGAGCTCCCACACTCCATACACTTTAAGATCTGGGACTTGCAGGCCTCAAACTGCCAGGTGTAGCTGGCGCCGTTCTGGTAGCCATAGCGATTGTTGGAGGACAGCTGCAAGCTGGCGCTTTTCTGAGAAGAAAACGAGTCTGCAAACGACCCTGTGGTGGAATCGGGGGAACATGGCCGATTGACATCAAAGACGCGTTTCTTGGCCGGAGTGACCATTTTTGATGAAATGGTTGGTACTGGCTCCTTCAAAGGCACTTTTtggtaatgttttgtttttatcatgtgGACGCTCAAGTCTTGGAGGGAATCAAAGGAGTCGCCACAAAACATACATTTCAGAACCTTTTGAGCATCTTCCTTGTCCATGTCCTGGAAAGCCCTTTTCCGGGGCTTTGAATAGCTCGTGGGTCTAAGCTTGTCCTTTTTGCGGTTGTCATCTTGGTAGTGGCCCGACTCGTTCATGTGCACAGTCAACTCGACCAAGGTGTCGTAGGCGGCACTGCACTGCCGGCACCGGAATCTGCTGGCCCCGGTGAAGACAGTGCCGCACATCTTACTGCTCTGCCGGTACAGCTGGACCGAGCTGAACAGGCTGGGCTTGGACACGGATCTGGACGGCAAGTTCTGCTGCAGGCTTTTGGACAGAGCATCTTGATGCCAATCAAAATCAGTCTTGCTGCTGCCGTTTCGGGTGTCACAATTCCGCCTCTCGCTGTTGGACAGCTTGAAGCCCAGACCCAGGCCTGACCAGTAGGAATCGGACAAGATGTTGGCGTAGACAGCAGTCATCTTATCCATGCAATTGTGGGCTTCGTTTGGGAGCTTGGGGTGCATGCTTGCTTTCTTGTCCGAGGCATCTCGGCCGCAGATGCTCTTGACGTCTGACACCTGATCACTGGCATCGCTCAGCAGAGACTCGTTCTCGGCATCCTGATTGGACAAATGACTTCCGGGAGAGTTCTGGTAGCTGAAGCAGCCTTTCTGCTCCGCGCCTGTTTCTAGCTCCTCGTCTGTCGCTGGGTCATTGCTGCCCTGAAGCTGAGCTACTGAGCCActgtcttcttcttcctcctcttcttcttttaatCCCTCCTCTGCCTTCAGCTGTTCCTCTTGGGCATAGCCtgtaagagaagaagagatgAAATAATAGTCACAGGTTACGGATGCCATCCCGACATCCCCACTTGGACTAAGTGCTTCCCACATGGAATCGAACAGCAACTTAATCTATACTTCGGTGAACTGCAAGCAAAGGATACAGGAAAAGCCAAATGATGTTTTTTTGTGCTAtctaatgcctttttttttaagtcgGCAGGGGTCATAAGTCTTTATAAATGCCTAGAATCCCAGGTTAATGATTTTCATGTGTAAGGGATATCACTCTAATGCCTCTATAATGGGGCAGTCACTGAATTCATGTGCATGACTTTCAGGAAAGCTCAAGTGAAATTCAAATCCTATTAAAGATACAGCTCTACAGAGAAGGACGCTGGCTCAAAAGAAAACTAAGACTTGACCCTTGGCACCTCCATGATAAGGTTTATCAAGACACTTGGATATATTGGCATCCAATCATCTTAAATGATTTTGGAGTGCTCCAAAGTAATTTGGATACacagttattgtatttttgatagtgtcttttgtTATAGCATTTTTATTTGTAGAGGGTCACACAGCAGGAAAAGAGATTATTGAGTATTGAATAAGATCTTCCACTGATAGCTGAAAAATTATGTAAGTTTGGCAAatacaatgattttaaaataatagcaaatgggATTAGAATGAGAGATTTGGGGACTGTCCTATTATTTTCAAACAGGTTTATAAAGACCTTGTCAGACAGGGCTGAAAATGCCCTCTCGATCTTGTGCCTGTAATTTCAAATGCTCTGTGATTTGTGGGTACCCGTCATGAGATGCCAATTATACATTTGATTTGTAGATGCAAAATGCTGTTGGGGATGCatgctttcccttctctgaaaGGATTTAGGACCAGTAATTGCATAGGGAAAATGAAGGCATGAGAGAGCGGGTGCAAAGGGAATTAATGGGCAAATATCCATC is a window from the Manis javanica isolate MJ-LG chromosome 5, MJ_LKY, whole genome shotgun sequence genome containing:
- the TSHZ2 gene encoding teashirt homolog 2 isoform X1, with product MPRRKQQAPRRAAGYAQEEQLKAEEGLKEEEEEEEDSGSVAQLQGSNDPATDEELETGAEQKGCFSYQNSPGSHLSNQDAENESLLSDASDQVSDVKSICGRDASDKKASMHPKLPNEAHNCMDKMTAVYANILSDSYWSGLGLGFKLSNSERRNCDTRNGSSKTDFDWHQDALSKSLQQNLPSRSVSKPSLFSSVQLYRQSSKMCGTVFTGASRFRCRQCSAAYDTLVELTVHMNESGHYQDDNRKKDKLRPTSYSKPRKRAFQDMDKEDAQKVLKCMFCGDSFDSLQDLSVHMIKTKHYQKVPLKEPVPTISSKMVTPAKKRVFDVNRPCSPDSTTGSFADSFSSQKSASLQLSSNNRYGYQNGASYTWQFEACKSQILKCMECGSSHDTLQQLTTHMMVTGHFLKVTSSASKKGKQLVLDPLAVEKMQSLSDAPTNDSLAPKPSSNSAPDCTASTTELKKESKKEKPEDINRDEKVMKSEEYEDPLQKPLDPTIKYQYLREEDLEDGSKGGGDILKSLENTVTTAINKAQNGAPSWSAYPSIHAAYQLSEGTKPSLPMGSQVLQIRPNLANKLRPIAPKWKVMPLVSVPTSLAPYTQVKKEPEDKDETAKECGKESPHEDVASSFSHSEGDSFSKSETPSEAKRAEPCAPKEEDKLMKEGGEKERAQPLEPTSSLSNGCSLPGHAPALPCINPLSALQSVLNNHLGKATEPLRSPSCSSPSSSTISLFHKSNLSVTDKQVLSPASTRPASVSRRYLFENNDQPIDLTKSKSKKAESSQAQSCTSPPQKHALSDIADMVKVLPKATTPKPAASSRVPPMKLEMDVRRFEDVSSEVSTLHKRKGRQSNWNPQHLLILQAQFASSLFQTSEGKYLLSDLGPQERMQISKFTGLSMTTISHWLANVKYQLRKTGGTKFLKNMDKGHPIFYCSDCASQFRTPSTYISHLESHLGFQMKDMTRMAMEQQSKVEQEVSRVSSAQRSPETIAGEEDTDSKFKCKLCCRTFVSKHAVKLHLSKTHSKSPEHHSQFVTDVDEE
- the TSHZ2 gene encoding teashirt homolog 2 isoform X2, whose product is MPRRKQQAPRRAAGYAQEEQLKAEEGLKEEEEEEEDSGSVAQLQGSNDPATDEELETGAEQKGCFSYQNSPGSHLSNQDAENESLLSDASDQVSDVKSICGRDASDKKASMHPKLPNEAHNCMDKMTAVYANILSDSYWSGLGLGFKLSNSERRNCDTRNGSSKTDFDWHQDALSKSLQQNLPSRSVSKPSLFSSVQLYRQSSKMCGTVFTGASRFRCRQCSAAYDTLVELTVHMNESGHYQDDNRKKDKLRPTSYSKPRKRAFQDMDKEDAQKVLKCMFCGDSFDSLQDLSVHMIKTKHYQKVPLKEPVPTISSKMVTPAKKRVFDVNRPCSPDSTTGSFADSFSSQKSASLQLSSNNRYGYQNGASYTWQFEACKSQILKCMECGSSHDTLQQLTTHMMVTGHFLKVTSSASKKGKQLVLDPLAVEKMQSLSDAPTNDSLAPKPSSNSAPDCTASTTELKKESKKEKPEDINRDEKVMKSEEYEDPLQKPLDPTIKYQYLREEDLEDGSKGGGDILKSLENTVTTAINKAQNGAPSWSAYPSIHAAYQLSEGTKPSLPMGSQVLQIRPNLANKLRPIAPKWKVMPLVSVPTSLAPYTQVKKEPEDKDETAKECGKESPHEDVASSFSHSEGDSFSKSETPSEAKRAEPCAPKEEDKLMKEGGEKERAQPLEPTSSLSNGCSLPGHAPALPCINPLSALQSVLNNHLGKATEPLRSPSCSSPSSSTISLFHKSNLSVTDKQVLSPASTRPASVSRRYLFENNDQPIDLTKSKSKKAESSQAQSCTSPPQKHALSDIADMVKVLPKATTPKPAASSRVPPMKLEMDVRRFEDVSSEVSTLHKRKGRQSNWNPQHLLILQAQFASSLFQTSEGKYLLSDLGPQERMQISKFTGLSMTTISHWLANVKYQLRKTGGTKFLKNMDKGHPIFYCSDCASQFRTPSTYISHLESHLGFQMKDMTRMAMEQQSKVEQEVSRVSSAQRSPETIAGEEDTDSKFK